TGTTCATTACACGCTCCTGCATGATCTTGGAAGCACGCAGGTGATCCTTGCGGACAATCATATAGACTTTTGACGCCAGCCCCGACAGATATGTGGCCTCTTCACAGGCTGTATCGCCGCCACCCACTACAGCCACTACTTTTTTACGGTAAAAGAAACCGTCACAGGTAGCGCATGCCGACACACCTTGTCCGGCATACTTGGTTTCGTCAGGAAGGCCTAGGTATTTGGCGGATGCTCCGGTAGAGATAATGACCGTGTCAGCTTCGATCACATGTTCATTATCGATCGTCACTTTAAGCGGACGTACCGAAAAGTCGACAGCAGTAGCCCTTCCGGAACGGACATCCGTACCGAATCTCTGCGCCTGTTTTTTAAGATCTTCCATCATCTCCGGCCCTGTGATCCCGTCGGGATAACCGGGAAAATTCTCCACCTCGGTGGTAGTCGTTAGCTGTCCTCCCGGCTCCAGGCCCTCGTAGAGAATAGGTTCGAGATTGGCGCGTGAAGCGTAAATGGCAGCTGTATAGCCGGCCGGTCCTGATCCGATGATCAGGCAACGTGTCTTATTTCTCATATCTGTTCTTGAATTTAAAATCCTTCCTCACTGTTGTTATACCGGGGGAAGGCGTATGGATTATTAATTAGTTCAAAGTTACAACTTTTCTTCCATATACCGCATCGGTTATTATCATAATCTATTTGCGGTAAACGGAAAATATGGACTTACCTGAGATCTACTATTTCAACGCCGGGATAATCGTTTTTGTCGAACCTGAATAGGGTATCACTAAATTGATGGTTCGTGTTGTAGCCGGAAATATCGATTTTATTTTTCATTCCATCGGCCATGGTAAGGATTACCTGTATGATATTGCCGCTCTCCTTATCAATGGCTGCGGTGATGGATTTGAAATCTTTATTCTGACTGGCGGGAACCATATCGATCAGGTGTGTGCTCCTTCCGTTGATTGTTTTGGAAGCAGGTGTTTTCAACGTAAATCCGTTCTTGTATATCCCCAGAAGCGCCAATGGGCTGATAGAGGCTATTTCACTGGCTGTAGGAACACTGATATTTACCTCGTTCACATCTTTCATCAATACCCATTGGGTTTTTCCGTCGAACCAGATATCCATCGCTTCCATCTCGAGTTTGAATTTATCGCCTTTTATATAGGCTTCGCCTGACTGGGGTATATAGACTGTTCCATCCTTATCGGTCAGTGTCGATTTGAATGATAATCTGATGCCGCCGGAAGTCTCGTAAGTGGCATATGCTTTGTCCAAAAGCGCCTTGGCATCGTTTGAATTCTGGGCGAATGTATATCCTGACAGGAGAAAAATTAATAATATGGATGAGATCGTCTTCATTTTAGCTGTTTTGGTTTTGTTTGTTTGATGGATTGGACTGCAAAAACGGGAGTTAGTTTATTTTGGGAATTCACATCCTGAGAGTCTACATCCGAAAAACTATACCGGTCGCTTATCTCAATGAATCCAACAACTTTTCCAGTGAATATTCATCGGCAATGAATACTTCGCGGGGCTTGCTGCCCTGTACGGCACCTACTATTCCTGCGGCTTCGAGTTGATCCATCAGTCTTCCGGCACGGTTATAGCCGATAGAGAACTTACGCTGTATAAGCGAGGTAGATCCCTGCTGATGCACCACAATAAGGCGGGCGGCCTCATCAAAAAGAGGATCCCTGTCACCCAGGTCGGTAGCACCGGCTCCGGCTTCCATATCGGAAATCACCTCCGGAAGTGCGAAAGCAGCATCATATCCCCGCTGTTTTCCGATGTATTGGGAGATCTCTTCCACTTCGGGAGTATCCACAAATGCACACTGGATACGGATAAGCGAACTTCCTTGTGAAAAGAGCATATCCCCCCGTCCGATGAGCTGGTTGGCCCCGCTCATGTCGAGGATGGTGCGGGAGTCGATCTGGGAAGTAACCCGGAAGGCCATCCTGGCAGGAAAGTTCGCTTTGATGGTGCCGGTGATGATGTTGGTAGTGGGACGCTGTGTGGCGATCACCATATGCATCCCCACGGCACGCGCTTTCTGTGCAATACGGGCGATAGGCATCTCGATCTCTTTTCCGGCCGTCATGATCAGGTCACCAAACTCATCAATCACTACCACAATATAGGGCATGTACCTATGTCCCTTTTCGGGGTTCAGACGGCGTTTGACAAACTTTTCGTTATATTCCTTGACGGTACGGACATGCGCCTTCATCAGCAACTCATAACGGTCGTCCATCTCTTTGGTGAGTGAATTCAGTGTCTGGGTCACTTTGGTCACATCAGTGATAATGGCTTTCTCTTCATCCGGCAGTTTCGCCAGATAGTGCTTTTCGACAGCGGAATAGATATTGAACTCCACCATCTTGGGGTCGATCAGTACCATCTTCATTTCCGACGGATGCTTTTTATACAACAAAGAGGTAATGATGGCGTTCAAGCCGACCGATTTCCCTTGCCCGGTGGCCCCTGCCACTAACAGGTGGGGCATTTTGGTAAGGTCGAAGATAAAGACTTCGTTGGTAATGGTCTTTCCCAATGCCACGGGTAGTTCGTAGTCACATTCCTGAAACCTTTTAGAACTGATCACCGATTGCATCGAAACGATTTGCGGGTCTTTATTGGGAACTTCAATACCGATGGTTCCCTTTCCGGGCATGGGTGCAATGATACGGATACCCAGTGCGGAGAGGCTGAGCGCGATATCATCTTCAAGATTCCTGATCTTTGAAATACGCACGCCCGCTTGAGGTACGATCTCGTAAAGCGTAATAGTGGGGCCTACGGTCGCTTTGATAGAGGTGATCTCGATACCATAGTTGCGCAACGTATGAATGATCTTCTCCTTGTTTTCATTCTGCTCGTCCATATCCACAGCTCTGTCGCCTGTATTATATATCTTCAACAGGTTCATGGTGGGGAATCTGAATGAAGAGAGGTCTTTCCGCGGGTCGTAATCTTCTTCTAGTTCCTGTGTCATTCCTTCCGGGCTCTTTGTCTCCTCCTTTGGTTTATTCTCTTCCGCATGGGGTATGTGGATAGCTGTTTCATCATCCTCAGGAACGATCACTTCGAAATCATTCTCAACCGGAAATGGTCTCTTTGTTACCGGTGGCTTTGGAGATATGGTCGTGGACTCCGTAAAGTTGTGTGTAGTATTGGCAGTCGGGGTTTTACGTTGCACTATTTGGTCTGTCTCTTCATCCTCAGCTATTTCCTGCTCATGCTGCTCTTCCCTGAGCGGTTTTATTTTTTTCATCCATGTGAAGAAGCGTTTAAGCAATCCCGGTTTTTTTTCTTTTTCAGGCTCATACCAGTCGTCTTCCTCTGGTGCAGGAGATGTCTCATTTTGTGGTGCAAAAGAGGATGTGCCATTGATCAGTGTTTCCTGTATCTTGTACATCGAACTCTTTCGTAATGTTACGACTATTATTGTGATGAACAACAGGATGAGTAATATAATTCCGGGCCATCCTATGCTGTTCTCCAATATCCGTTCAATCTGGATACCGTGGGCGCCACCCCATTTCACATGCGTATTTGGGAAAAGCCTGTCAAGGATAAATGCGCTGGACACTGAACCGCCGATAAGGCCAAATGCGGTGATAAAAAGGGCTTTCAGGAATGAGAGACTCGTAGCGTTCATTATTTTCAGCCCGATATAAATTAGGAAGATGGGGATAAGTGCGGAGAAGAGACCGAACCAGTCATTTACCAACCTTTCAGCCATATAGGCACCTCCCGCGCCTGTCCAGTTATCTATATCGGATGTACCTGAACGGACGACCTCCATGTATGTTTTGTTTATTACTTTACTTTGGTCGGCTGCGCCGGTAAAGAAGAATGATATAATGGCGAGCAGCATAAAGATGCCGATGAAGGCGACAATCACCCCCCAAATGAAATGCACCCGTTCATTCTTCAAAAAGGAAACGATTTTCTTCTTTTGACCTTGTTTTGGTTTCTGTCTTGGGCTTTGCCTTTTTCTCTTTCTTTTGGCCATATAGGATTAATACATGAATTTCTACAATTATTTCAATTCCCTTAGCAAACGCTAAATGAAAGCTCTACTACAAAAATACAAAAAAATGTCACATAACTGGTGGATATATGGAAACAGTATAAAAGCTGTATTTCTATTTTTACAGTCTTGCAACTTCCAGCGCTTTTTCTAAATATTCATCCCGTCCTTCCCTTATAGCCTTGATGGTTTTATTTACCGGATAGTCGGGTTCAAAACCTTTTAGATAAAGTTGGTTCCCGTCGTGCTTCAATACTTTCATCCCTGTCCACATAACCCGGTAACCACATGGCAGGTTAATATAATTGACATTACCGTTACAGCCGGCTGTCAGTTCTCCTACGGTAGTTGCCAGGTTGTAATGATCAATGATACCCATCATTGTTTCGCCTGCGCTTACAACTGAGGGATCATTGATTATGATAGATTTGGACTTAAAAAACGGTTGCTTAGGTTGAACAGTCCAATTTGAGATATGAAATTCCACCTCTTTCCGGTCAGGATAAACGGTTTGCGGAACATTCCACCATGCAGAAGTAACCGGTTCTTCTATCAAGTAGGGCAGGATTTGAAAAAAACTCAATCTGCTGCTACCTCTTTGGTCATAAATTACAGCTTTTGCTTTGGCTAAAATGTCTTTTTTTTGTTCAAATTCTTTTTCGGTGCAATTAGACATGTTGATATAATATATTCCGGATTCTATTTCAATAATCGTTTCGGACAAGTATTCTCGTCCATCTATCGGGTTGAAAATTATGCTTCCATCCCTCGAATTTGCAACGATTAGGTTTTGTCCTTTACCGTCTCGCTCAATCAAAAGCCGGGTTCCGCCACCCAATTCAGGTTTGTTTTCCTTCTTATTATTCGCAAATTCAAATGTATGAATATTTATTGCATTGCCTTGATCCAGTTTGCCTCCCAAGATATTCAACGCCCTGTATCTCCGTAATTGGGGTGAGCCGGATATTATTTTTTCCTTTTCATCCAATGCATCCATAACTGATTTTCCGTCTATATCGAGGATGATATCACCTCGTTTTAAAGTGGTATCATTTGAAGCTGTAATAACAATCTTATTTTCGATAAACTCTGTCCTTATCGGCAGAAGATACATCGGTTCTTCAAAAACAATCCCGTGTCCATCATCAATTTTCGAAATCATTTGGCTCAGTGTCACAAAAAAATCTTTCTTTCGTTTGTTGGTAAGCGTACTTTTTATTGTTTCTCCCAAAACTTCATTCCAGTCCGTATCAATTACATCGAAATATGGGAAAAAGTGTTGAAGCACATTCCATGTAATAATAACGCTTGCCAAATTTACCTGCGGATCGAAAAAATGCCCGTCGATATTTATATTATCCAATTCAGATTGAAATCGGGCTAATGTTGGTTTATCTGTTTTGGGATAAGTAGAAATATCGTTCGTAAGTAAGGTCAAAGGAATCACACAAATCAGGTTACTACCAATGGGTTCTTTAATGATTTCGCCAAATTGAGGTATACGGTCAAACATCGCTGTATCTATTTCGCTTTTATAAGTCCTTATACTATTGTAAATATTTGGTCGGTTATCCACGTAAACACCGTAATGTTGCCATGCTACCGGTTTTGCTTTTGGATCAGGAGAAAGAAGAATCTCAGGATCAAATATTTCCGGTTTTTGCGTTTCATAAATCTGTAATTCTTGCACTATTGGCGAGAAAAGTCGATAAAGAGTATCTCTCAATTCTGCACATGAATTGACATTTTCAACTTTTTGAATGCCAAGAACGGCAAACTTGTCCCAATCTATTTCCTGTGCTTCGTCACTTGGATGAAACCATCGGGCATATCCATACAATCGAGAAAATGTTTCCAAGTTTTGAAGGAACATTCCCTGGTCTTGAGCAATATTGTCCGGTTTCCTTTTGCAACCTATACAAAATGTTACTAAGGCAATAATCAGTATTGTGCTAAATTTCATATAGTTCAACTTATAATTATGACATATGTTCACCTAATTAGGATACGAGAAAGGATTTAAAGAATCTCTCTTAGTTTACTAATTCATTGGAACCTCGGAGCCTTATATTGGAAATGAACCTATATCTCGATAGTTGCAGATGTATCATTTTTCTTCAGAATAATCTTTTAATAATCTCGGGCTGAATTGCTGCATCATGTTGAGCGCCTTCTGTATTGTCTCTTCTTCCATAGCCCGGTGTAACGTATCGTCGGCAGAGGTGGAATAGTATCCGCGTAACGAACTGTCGGTGATTTCTTTCAAGAGCGTGTCCCCAACATAGGGAATACCTGATGTATAGAACGTTTGCGCCCGTTGCAACAGGTCGTTGGCCATTATTCTGTATTTCTCTTTATCATATTGTTGGTAAATGTTTGTGATCTGTAACATGGGGGTGATGTTGTTCCATATCACATCGGAGAGGGAATTCGACAGTTGTACGGGGTTTAACCGTACGAACCAGTCGAGGTTTTTATTGATCCTGTCGCTGATGTCGGCTATAAGCACTTCGCCCTTCTCTTTTTCGCCCAGACGGTAGTACGCCCTGGCAAAAATTATCCCGTCAGTACCGTAAGCTACGGCTGAAGAGGGAATCATGGTTGTGACTTTATCCAGTGCTGTGAGCGCTTTTTCGTTCTCTCCCTCATCAATCAGGGTGTCGATCAGTTGTGTGAAAGAAAGGCGGTAGGAGGAAAGCATCCCCCGGCTGGTTTCATCGAAGTAGATATCCGGATTCTTTTCAAGCCCTCCCCACCTGAATTTGTTCACCATATTGTCGTATGCGGCTTCTATATTCACTCCGTTATAAAGAGGCGTACCGGGCACCACCTGATAAGTAAGGCCGTTGAGCGAGAAGTTGCGGTTTTTCAGGTTCATATAGAGCGAAGGGGTGACGGTGGTTGCGAAATGGACGGGGCGCTGCCAGTGACCGTCATTGATATTGTCGAGCATCTCCAGGATCATCTGCTCACTAAAAGAGACATACGACTTACCTTTAAGATCAATATACATCTTGTCCGAGGGTTTTGCCGCAAGGCTTTTCCAGTTTACCCGCGCAGTATCCACATCTAACGAAAGAACATTGCCCGGGATAACAAGCATATCATCGATATTGTAAAGTTGAGTCATCGGTTTGTTTTGTCCCGTCTTCAGGTTCTCCATCGTCTGCTTCAGGGAAAGCGTGTCTTTAAAGGCATTCACATCGAAATAGGATCCGAAAGAAATGGATGGGATATTATTCTGACGAAGTATATCTTCCTGTGCCTGACGTGTAATAATAAGTGCAGCACTTCCCTCTTTGCCAGCATACTGCTGAGGTGTCCAATTGATGGGAAGTGGTTCCGATTTGTATGCCTGACGCAACAGTTGGGCCACATACCATTCCGTCTGGAGGAAGCTGAGGTTGGTGACCCGCACGTCGGTACGGAAGCCTTCTGTTTCCTGCACGTACCAGAGCGGGTAGGTGTCGTTGTCGCCATTGGTAAAGAGAATGGCGTTCTCACCCACGCAGCTCAGGAAATTCATGCCGGTATCCCTTGCCAGTGTCCTTCCCGAACGGTCGTGGTCGTCCCAGTTCTGCGACGCCATCTGTACAGGGACGCAGAGGGTTGCCACTGTGGCAAGTGCCGTGGCGGCAATGGTATTCTTTATATATTTCCTCAGGAAGTAGCTGATACCGGCCACTCCCATCCCCACCCAGATGGTGAAGGCATAGAAAGAACCTGCGTAAGCGTAGTCGCGCTCTCTCACTTCGAACGGGGTCTGGTTAAGGTAGAGGATGATGGCCAGGCCGGTCATAAAGAATAGTAGAAAGACCACGGTGAAACTCTGTTTCCCCTTATTTTTCAGTTGTAACTGGTAAAGGATACCGATGATACCGAGCAGCAGCGGAAGCATATAGTATTTGTTATGTCCCTTGTTGTCAACAATGTCGGGTGCGACCTCATCCTGCGGCCCCAGGCCCAGTACATGCTCATCGAAGAAAGGAATTCCGGTGATCCAGTTGCCGGCGGTAATGCTGCCGTGGCCTTGTATATCGTTCTGCCTGCCGGAGAAATTCCACATGAAATAGCGCCAGTACATGTGGTTGACCTGGTAGCTGAAAAGGAATTTCAGGTTCTGCCGGAAAGTGGGCTTTTGGTTCAGGTTGGTTACACCGCTCCATTGTTCATATCCCATGCTATGGTTCCTGAACGACGGGTTCCCGGAGTGCGAATGCATCCTGGGAAGCAGCATGGTATTGGTGTATTTATAGTTGATAGATGTCACTTTCTTTTCGTATCGGTCTTTTTGTTCGGGCGAAGTTTTCACTACCGGCCGATAGGACGTACGTTCACTCTCTACAATATACGATCCGTCGGCATTCCTTGCCGGTTGAGAGGCATAAGTAGTTCCGTAGAGAAGAGGTCTCTGTCCGTACTGTTCGCGGCTCAGCATACCTCCGAGCGAAAAGATATTCTCCGGCGAGTTCAGGTCGAGCGGAGGATTGGCGTTGGAGCGGATAGGGATTATAGCATAGGCTGAGAAACCTATAACGATGACCATCAGGCAGGTTGCCGCAAGATTGATAAATCTGACCTCTAATTTTTTGTGTCTGAATGCAAAATAGAGGCCTGCGGCAATGAGTAATACCCATAGCCAGGCATTGCTGCCGATGAAAAGGATTCCTGTCATACCCAGGCTGATAAAGAAAGCAGTCCTGGCACGGCGTTCCTGCCCTTTTGTGGAGAACGTTTCATAGAGTGTCCATCCGATCACGCCAAACAGGAGAACAATATAGACAAGTGTGCCTGTATGGTATGAAAATCCCAACGTGTTCACAAAGAATAGTTCGAACCATCCACCCACTTTGGTGAAACCGGGGATTATCCCCCACATTAATATAGCGATAAGCCCGAAGGATAACAGAAGGGCCTTGATCCCGCCTTTCCAGTCGGGAGCCTCATTCTTCTTGAAGTAGTAGACCAGTACGATAGCCGGGATACACAACAGGTTAAGCAGGTGCACGCCGATAGATAACCCCATGACATAGGCGATCAGCACGATCCACTTGTCGGAATGGGGCTTATCGGCATTATCCTCCCATTTGAGGATCAGCCAGAACACCAGGGCGGTGAGCATGGATGAGAAGGCGTATACTTCACCTTCCACGGCCGAGAACCAGAACGTGTCGGAAAAAGTGTAGACCAGCGCACCTACAAGGCCGCTGCCGATCACCGCGATAGTTTGGCCTATGCTGTATTCGTATTCTCCACCTTCTTTTGCAATCACAAGTTTACGGGTCAGATGGGTGATAGTCCAGAAAAGGAACAGGATGGTGAACGCGCTCATCAATGCCGACATGATATTGACCATTTTAGCTACCTGCGACGGATCCTGTGTTAACTGGGTGAAGAGATTGCCCACCAGCATGAAAATAGGTGCGCCGGGGGGATGACCCACTTCCAGCTTATAGGCCTGGGTGATGAACTCTCCACAGTCCCAGAAACTGGCCGTGGGTTCAATAGTCATTAAATATACGATTGCAGATACAAGAAAGACGCTCCAGCCTGATATTGAATTAATTAGTTTGTATCCCTTCATCTTAGGTTCGTTTTACATGATATGCAAAGATAAGAAAACCATAAAGAATACTGTTCAAATTCAATAGAATTGGGATCAAAGTAGACTAAAATATAAGTTCCTGTGTTGTGAATTACGAAAAAAAAACAATAGAACTCACCCCTTCCTGAACTATCTGAAGGGCGTTAGTTTTTCGCAAAAAAGACTTTTTAAAGTGGACTCATATTTGTATCTTTCAAAAGTAAATACTATGGGAATGAAAAAATAATTAAAACAAGTGGGGTGCCTATTATTGCTATTCTGTTTATGGGACTCTCTTCCTTTACAGCTCTTTTGCAATAATTAAGGCCTGCTCATAAACGGTATCGATATTATTTTGAATACTTTCTATGGTAGGTTCAGTAAGCTGATCAATACGTACGCCTACCCGTTGTGTGGGTGTCAAATCAAGGTAGTAAATACCAATACCGGAAAAAGTGGTTGTGACTTTCCCTGGAAATTCAAAGAATGTAACATTGCCATCTGCCCCGGACATAGAATTTCCCACGGTGATGATGTTTGGATTTGCCTGTAATGCCATGACGGTATATTCAGCATAACTGGCAGTATATTCATTGACCAAAACGATAACACGACCTTTAAAATATTTTTTATCTCCAATTTTCCGGGAAGTAGATTTACAATACCGTACCATGCCGGGAAACCTTGTATCAGGATAAGTTGTATAGGCGAAAAAAGAATCAGGAGGGACAAACGCGTCTGTCAAATTGGCTATTAATCGGCCATTGGGATAACATCTTAGATCCAGAATAATAACAGCAGCAGACTGGATAGGTTTATAATTTTTATTGAAATTCTTTGGAGTGGCTGACTCCAAATTAAAATACACTATACTGTTATTGACCCATTTATATAATTTATTTTTTCGATTTTGTTTTTCAATATTTAATTCTTGCTGAAACAGATCATATGCTGTATGGTTTCTTGATTTGACAGTGATTGTATCATTCATTCTTAAGAGTGTAAATACTGTAGTAGTGTCACTTCTCGACAAGACAGCATTGCACCCGAATGATTGATTCGACCATTTGTTCCCTCCGCATACATATTGGAGTAAATTGTCGTATAAACCCCGTATGGCATTGTTATCCACTTTTAATACAATATCTCCAATTTGAAAATCCTGGGATGGAAGTTGGGGAACTCTTATTTTGTGAATAATAAAAGTATCGTTGATACAATTCATCCTAAAATTTGGGCGATAACTGCCAAAAACATAGGTGTCTATTGTGGGCGGAATAGAAGCATGAGTGTCTCTCAATTCATTGGTTAACCGGTATATCGATTGGCGATAAGTGGTATCCGCATCGGCAACACGAAAACGGGGTATTGCATCATACAGCGCTTCATCCCAACTTTTATCCATGTAGTTCTTGGAAACATAAAAATAGTTGATCATGTTCCAGTAGCGAAATAAGCCAACAAGCCGAATCGTTTCATCCGGAAATTCAGGATATACAGGTTCGTTGGTAAGACGAATAGTACCTATGTCTGATTTGTTATAAATAAAATGATTTATTTTTCCCGAGTGGGAATGAAAAATATTTTCTAATTTTCGTTGGATATCCCTATTCAAACAGATTGAATCCTGCATCCAGTCATTGTTGATAAGGTTATAATCTTTTATGTCAGGATAAGGATTGGTTCCTCCGTTTAAGGAGTTTTTCCTTATGGATGCAATAAGGTTATTAATAACTGCATGAAACGTTTTAGTATCCTGTGCCTGTATGGCCTGAGGGATTGATCGTATCAAGAGACTGTCTATATGTGGGGGTCTTGAATTTTCAAATTCCAGATAATATTTTTATGAAGGAGCCAAATCATGTTTTTGTATATTTATATCTCTCACTGATATCTCTTCAGGAAAACCTCTTCCTGAAGAGTATTAGTGTTGTTTAACTTTTTGGATGCAGCACTTTCTATGAAACATCAGAAAAACAATGGAAAAGGACGGATCGGTTAGTAAGGGCATACGATAACGAGTGGTGAAAATATAATACGGTTAATCTTTTCTATAATTACTTGCTAATCTGAAATAAATTACTTATCTTTGACATTAGTAATGTGAAATGATAGTATGATTATTTCATTTGGTTCAAAGGATACTGAAAAAATATGGGATGGAGGGCGTGTCAAAAAGATGCCTGTTGAAATTCAACAAATCGGTCGAAGAAAATTAAGAATGCTTAATAACTCGCAAAATTTATCCGATTTGAGAATCCCTCCATCCAACCGACTTGAAAAATTACAGGGTTCTGACTTCTATAGCATCAGGATTAATGACCAATGGAGAATTGTTTTTCAGTGGATTGATAATAATGCACACGATGTTGAGATAATGGATTATCATTAAAGCCTGGAGGATTAAAAATGGATAGATTAGCAAACATACATCCTGGAGAGATTTTAATAGAGGAGTTCTTAAACCCTCTTGGGATAACAGCATACAGATTATCTAAAGACACAGATATTCCGCAGACACGAATTTCTCAAATTATAAAAGGGAAAAGAAGAATCACTGCTGATACAGCACTCAGATTAGCATCCTATTTTGGGACAACAGCTAAATTCTGGCTTGGATTACAGGATGATTATGATATTGAGGAAGAGCGCGAAAGTAAAAAAGAAATATTGATAAGAATAAAGAAAAACGCACCACAACGTGCGGTATAGCCAAGTATTTATACTATTCAGCATTTTTCCTATTTTTTCTTACCTACCAGATAAATACCTCCGATAAGGAGAATAACAGTCCCGGCCAGTTGAATGTAGGCCGTCTGTTTGGAGCCTTTGTCTTCTGCTAAGAATGATGCCGATAATTGTTCTTCCTGCGATGTATGGAATAATCTTACCTGCTTAAAAGCGGAAGGTCCGCGAATCACTTCGCAGACCTTCCTTGTTAACACAATCTTCATGAAACAAACTACACTATCGAGTTGATTGCAGAATGATAATCCGGCTCCTGTGCAATCTCGGGAACCAGTTCGGTATATACTACTTTCCCATCACGATCCACTATTACCACAGCGCGGGCCAAAAGTCCTTTTAATGGGCCGTCGCTCATTAGCAGTCCGTAATTTTCGGCGAATGATTTGTCGCGGAAACAAGAAAGTGTAACAACATTTTCAATGCCTTCAGCCGCACAGAATCTCCCGGCAGCAAAGGGCAGGTCGGCAGAAATACAAAGCACTACCGTATCTTTTAATGAAGCGGCTTCCTGGTTGAAGCGACGCACAGAGGCGGCACATACTCCGGTATCGATACTCGGGAAAATATTGAGAACAACATTTTTTCCTCTGAAGTCCGATAATTTAGCTTCGGAAAGATCTCCCTTTACCAACGTAAAATCGGGTGCAGCCACACCTTTTTGGGGCAGCTCTCCGGTTGTGTGAACGGGATTGCCTTTAAATGTAATACTTGCCATTATATTATTGCTTATTTAAAATTGTTCAATTTCATTAGTCATTTTGAGTCGCCTTTGCTCCTCGATTTTCAATTTTCGCTATGGGAAAGTTCAAGTATGCTAATCGAAAACATTCAAACAAGTTTGACTTTCTCATTTAGCTTAACGAAAACATTCTTAATTGTCCTTTTTCTGTAATCTCTAAACAAAAAGTTGGTTTAAATGTTCATGGCTATGACATTTTTAACTTTAAATGCAAGTTATTATAACTCCTCTTTGAGATAAACCGCAGTATAACTTTTTCCGTTATTGACAATCTCTTCGGGAGTTCCTTTAGCGAGGATCTGACCTCCTCTTTCTCCTCCTTCCGGCCCCAGATCGATGATATAATCGGCACATTTGATAATATCGAGATTATGTTCGATGACAATCACGGTATTGCCCTTATCTACCAATTTGTTCAATACTCCCAGAAGTACGCGAATATCTTCAAAGTGTAACCCTGTAGTGGGTTCGTCCAACACATAAAGGGTATTCCCAGTATCGATACGGGCCAGCTCGGTAGCCAATTTCACCCGCTGGCTTTCTCCCCCCGACAAGGTGGTGGAGGATTGTCCCAGTTTGATATATCCTAATCCGACTTCTTGCAAAACTTTTATTTTATGTAATATGGTCGGCACATTTTCGAAAAAATCCACTGCCTCGTTGAT
This window of the Proteiniphilum saccharofermentans genome carries:
- a CDS encoding type II toxin-antitoxin system RelE/ParE family toxin → MIISFGSKDTEKIWDGGRVKKMPVEIQQIGRRKLRMLNNSQNLSDLRIPPSNRLEKLQGSDFYSIRINDQWRIVFQWIDNNAHDVEIMDYH
- the tpx gene encoding thiol peroxidase; this encodes MASITFKGNPVHTTGELPQKGVAAPDFTLVKGDLSEAKLSDFRGKNVVLNIFPSIDTGVCAASVRRFNQEAASLKDTVVLCISADLPFAAGRFCAAEGIENVVTLSCFRDKSFAENYGLLMSDGPLKGLLARAVVIVDRDGKVVYTELVPEIAQEPDYHSAINSIV
- a CDS encoding protein O-mannosyl-transferase family, whose amino-acid sequence is MKGYKLINSISGWSVFLVSAIVYLMTIEPTASFWDCGEFITQAYKLEVGHPPGAPIFMLVGNLFTQLTQDPSQVAKMVNIMSALMSAFTILFLFWTITHLTRKLVIAKEGGEYEYSIGQTIAVIGSGLVGALVYTFSDTFWFSAVEGEVYAFSSMLTALVFWLILKWEDNADKPHSDKWIVLIAYVMGLSIGVHLLNLLCIPAIVLVYYFKKNEAPDWKGGIKALLLSFGLIAILMWGIIPGFTKVGGWFELFFVNTLGFSYHTGTLVYIVLLFGVIGWTLYETFSTKGQERRARTAFFISLGMTGILFIGSNAWLWVLLIAAGLYFAFRHKKLEVRFINLAATCLMVIVIGFSAYAIIPIRSNANPPLDLNSPENIFSLGGMLSREQYGQRPLLYGTTYASQPARNADGSYIVESERTSYRPVVKTSPEQKDRYEKKVTSINYKYTNTMLLPRMHSHSGNPSFRNHSMGYEQWSGVTNLNQKPTFRQNLKFLFSYQVNHMYWRYFMWNFSGRQNDIQGHGSITAGNWITGIPFFDEHVLGLGPQDEVAPDIVDNKGHNKYYMLPLLLGIIGILYQLQLKNKGKQSFTVVFLLFFMTGLAIILYLNQTPFEVRERDYAYAGSFYAFTIWVGMGVAGISYFLRKYIKNTIAATALATVATLCVPVQMASQNWDDHDRSGRTLARDTGMNFLSCVGENAILFTNGDNDTYPLWYVQETEGFRTDVRVTNLSFLQTEWYVAQLLRQAYKSEPLPINWTPQQYAGKEGSAALIITRQAQEDILRQNNIPSISFGSYFDVNAFKDTLSLKQTMENLKTGQNKPMTQLYNIDDMLVIPGNVLSLDVDTARVNWKSLAAKPSDKMYIDLKGKSYVSFSEQMILEMLDNINDGHWQRPVHFATTVTPSLYMNLKNRNFSLNGLTYQVVPGTPLYNGVNIEAAYDNMVNKFRWGGLEKNPDIYFDETSRGMLSSYRLSFTQLIDTLIDEGENEKALTALDKVTTMIPSSAVAYGTDGIIFARAYYRLGEKEKGEVLIADISDRINKNLDWFVRLNPVQLSNSLSDVIWNNITPMLQITNIYQQYDKEKYRIMANDLLQRAQTFYTSGIPYVGDTLLKEITDSSLRGYYSTSADDTLHRAMEEETIQKALNMMQQFSPRLLKDYSEEK
- a CDS encoding HigA family addiction module antitoxin, whose amino-acid sequence is MDRLANIHPGEILIEEFLNPLGITAYRLSKDTDIPQTRISQIIKGKRRITADTALRLASYFGTTAKFWLGLQDDYDIEEERESKKEILIRIKKNAPQRAV
- a CDS encoding S41 family peptidase, translating into MIRSIPQAIQAQDTKTFHAVINNLIASIRKNSLNGGTNPYPDIKDYNLINNDWMQDSICLNRDIQRKLENIFHSHSGKINHFIYNKSDIGTIRLTNEPVYPEFPDETIRLVGLFRYWNMINYFYVSKNYMDKSWDEALYDAIPRFRVADADTTYRQSIYRLTNELRDTHASIPPTIDTYVFGSYRPNFRMNCINDTFIIHKIRVPQLPSQDFQIGDIVLKVDNNAIRGLYDNLLQYVCGGNKWSNQSFGCNAVLSRSDTTTVFTLLRMNDTITVKSRNHTAYDLFQQELNIEKQNRKNKLYKWVNNSIVYFNLESATPKNFNKNYKPIQSAAVIILDLRCYPNGRLIANLTDAFVPPDSFFAYTTYPDTRFPGMVRYCKSTSRKIGDKKYFKGRVIVLVNEYTASYAEYTVMALQANPNIITVGNSMSGADGNVTFFEFPGKVTTTFSGIGIYYLDLTPTQRVGVRIDQLTEPTIESIQNNIDTVYEQALIIAKEL